In a single window of the Victivallis lenta genome:
- the htpG gene encoding molecular chaperone HtpG, producing MATTREFKTEVQQLLNLMIHSLYSNRDIFLRELIANAADAIDKARFESLTTPELAREWQIRLSIDKDAKTLTISDNGIGMTEEEVVENIGTIAKSGTKAFLKMLEEQEDNKEPLPELIGQFGVGFYSAFMVASKVELVTKKAGSELPAVKWTSSGEGSYEIDADTRTEQGTTITLHLKDDAAQYLDSWKIGEIVRRYSDFIAYPIVLPTKKVNEDKTETVEDKVLNSQKAIWLRKSSEITEEEYRSFYGHLSHMGGDYLKAIHISAEGTSEFKALLFLPKEAPFNLLMPEIQKKGLQLYVRRVFITDECKELIPDYLRFVAGVVDSSDLPLNVSREILQENPQLRRIEKAVVSRVLSELRKMLENEREAYAGFFREFGRILKEGIHTDYANAEKLKDLVMYESMNTEPGKMITLEEYVTAMPESQKEIYYITGEKREAVASSPALEYFRAQGYDVLFMTDPIDDWIMQQMFQYKKKSFKSVDKGDFEVEGAEEMIKQAQEKFAKLLEFLKTTLGDSVSEVRFSARLTDSPCCLITEGNALSPHLERLFKAMHQEIPESKRILELNPKHPLIEALFKVYTANENAPELKTYAKVLFDQSLLTEGSPLPDPAAFAKEVTNLLLQGLGAGGKADSAEK from the coding sequence ATGGCAACAACCAGAGAATTCAAGACGGAAGTGCAGCAGCTGCTGAATCTGATGATTCATTCGCTGTACTCGAACCGGGATATTTTTCTGCGCGAACTCATTGCAAACGCGGCGGACGCGATCGACAAGGCGCGCTTCGAGAGCCTGACCACGCCGGAACTCGCCCGCGAATGGCAGATCCGCCTGAGCATCGACAAAGACGCCAAAACGCTGACCATCAGCGACAACGGCATCGGCATGACCGAAGAGGAGGTCGTCGAGAACATCGGCACCATCGCGAAGAGCGGAACCAAGGCGTTCCTGAAGATGCTTGAGGAGCAGGAGGACAACAAGGAACCGCTGCCGGAGCTGATCGGCCAGTTCGGCGTCGGCTTCTACTCCGCTTTCATGGTCGCGTCGAAGGTCGAGCTGGTGACCAAAAAGGCCGGCAGCGAACTCCCGGCGGTCAAGTGGACCAGCAGCGGCGAAGGCAGTTACGAAATCGACGCCGATACGCGGACCGAGCAGGGCACGACGATCACGCTGCATCTGAAGGACGACGCAGCGCAGTATCTCGACAGCTGGAAGATCGGCGAAATCGTGCGGCGCTATTCGGACTTCATCGCCTACCCGATCGTCCTGCCGACCAAAAAGGTCAACGAGGACAAAACCGAAACGGTCGAAGACAAGGTGCTGAATTCGCAAAAGGCGATCTGGCTGCGCAAGTCCTCCGAAATCACCGAAGAGGAGTACAGGAGCTTCTACGGCCATCTGTCGCATATGGGCGGCGACTACCTGAAGGCGATCCACATTTCGGCGGAGGGAACGAGCGAATTCAAGGCGCTGCTGTTCCTGCCGAAGGAGGCGCCGTTCAATCTGCTGATGCCGGAGATCCAGAAGAAGGGGCTGCAGCTCTACGTCCGTCGCGTCTTCATCACCGACGAGTGCAAGGAGCTGATTCCGGACTATCTGCGGTTCGTCGCCGGCGTGGTGGATTCGAGCGACCTGCCGCTGAATGTGTCGCGTGAAATTCTGCAGGAGAATCCGCAGCTGCGCCGGATCGAGAAGGCGGTCGTGAGCCGGGTGCTCTCCGAACTCAGGAAGATGCTCGAAAACGAGCGCGAGGCCTATGCGGGGTTCTTCCGCGAATTCGGCCGCATCCTGAAAGAGGGCATCCACACCGATTACGCGAATGCCGAGAAGCTCAAGGATCTCGTCATGTACGAGTCGATGAACACCGAGCCGGGCAAGATGATCACGCTCGAGGAGTACGTCACGGCGATGCCGGAAAGCCAGAAGGAGATCTATTACATCACCGGCGAAAAGCGCGAGGCGGTCGCCTCGTCCCCGGCGCTTGAGTACTTCAGGGCGCAGGGCTACGATGTGCTGTTCATGACCGATCCGATCGACGACTGGATCATGCAGCAGATGTTCCAGTACAAAAAGAAGAGCTTCAAGTCGGTCGACAAGGGCGATTTCGAAGTCGAAGGCGCCGAAGAGATGATCAAACAGGCGCAGGAGAAATTCGCAAAACTGCTCGAATTCCTGAAAACGACGCTCGGCGACAGCGTCAGCGAGGTCCGTTTCTCGGCCCGGCTGACCGACAGCCCGTGCTGCCTGATCACCGAGGGCAACGCGCTTTCGCCGCATCTCGAGCGGCTGTTCAAGGCGATGCACCAGGAGATTCCGGAGAGCAAGCGGATTCTCGAGCTGAATCCGAAACATCCTCTGATCGAGGCGCTGTTCAAGGTTTATACCGCGAATGAAAACGCGCCGGAGCTGAAGACCTACGCGAAGGTGCTGTTCGACCAGTCGCTGCTGACCGAAGGAAGCCCGCTGCCGGACCCGGCGGCGTTTGCGAAGGAGGTCACCAACCTGCTGCTGCAGGGCCTCGGAGCCGGCGGCAAAGCCGATTCCGCCGAAAAATAA
- a CDS encoding N-acetylmuramoyl-L-alanine amidase family protein yields the protein MIRAILAAGALACLTLAGAAEPAGAAAVALSRDKAGNETFFIFGTGRTGALENLPAELKKSGCREADLSAWTNAIDYGKLLASLSEAGIRVPRCYVPEPGKAAHFRKNLAGPEPEESGERSVVFVRALIEDNEYNRRHKLPGPFKRVKYITIHNTAEPFSARQERDRVDFRRDGMSVSFHFAVDEHEAVQILPLAIHGWHAGDGRGPGNTESIGVEICRSQCRGPADWQYRRSEANAEILASALLRHFRLTAADLRMHQDWTGKYCPHRILEENRFESFRSRVAARLANPPDEEEQRLLAGLTRP from the coding sequence ATGATCAGGGCAATTCTTGCCGCCGGAGCACTGGCCTGTCTCACCCTCGCCGGAGCGGCGGAACCGGCTGGAGCCGCCGCCGTGGCGCTGAGCCGCGACAAAGCGGGCAACGAGACCTTTTTCATTTTCGGCACGGGCAGAACCGGCGCGCTGGAAAATCTCCCCGCCGAACTGAAAAAAAGCGGCTGCCGCGAAGCCGACCTCTCGGCCTGGACGAATGCAATTGATTACGGGAAACTGCTCGCATCGCTGTCGGAGGCGGGAATCCGTGTGCCGCGCTGCTACGTTCCCGAGCCCGGCAAAGCGGCCCATTTCCGAAAAAATCTGGCCGGACCGGAGCCGGAAGAGAGCGGAGAACGCAGTGTCGTCTTCGTCCGCGCCCTGATCGAAGACAACGAATACAACCGCCGCCACAAGCTGCCGGGACCGTTCAAGAGAGTGAAATACATTACCATCCACAACACGGCCGAGCCTTTTTCGGCGCGGCAGGAACGCGACCGGGTCGATTTCCGGCGCGACGGGATGAGCGTTTCGTTTCACTTCGCGGTCGACGAGCACGAAGCGGTGCAGATTCTGCCGCTCGCCATTCACGGCTGGCACGCCGGCGACGGCCGCGGACCGGGCAACACCGAAAGCATCGGCGTCGAAATCTGCCGCAGCCAGTGCCGCGGTCCGGCGGACTGGCAGTACCGCCGCAGCGAAGCGAACGCAGAAATTCTCGCTTCCGCGCTGCTGCGGCACTTCAGGCTGACGGCGGCCGATTTGCGCATGCATCAGGACTGGACCGGTAAATACTGTCCGCATCGGATCCTCGAAGAGAACCGTTTCGAGTCCTTCCGCTCCCGCGTCGCCGCCCGCCTCGCAAATCCGCCGGATGAAGAGGAACAAAGATTGCTGGCTGGCCTCACCCGGCCGTAA
- a CDS encoding methyltransferase domain-containing protein: MAEWDSKQYLKFEAERTQPAVDLANRIELTAPERILDLGCGPGNSTGVLARRFPGAHILGVDNSENMITTAQRDYPELEFRLFDATSPLSELGGSFDVVYSNACIQWVPDHPALLRRMMDILAPGGVMAVQIPNNFDAPVHRIIREVVAGPEWKPQFPSPRIFHSLPPDDYFDLLAELSDHFHLWQTTYFQRMPSHRALLEWYRGTGLRPYLAALDDVKRPLFEAEILRRIAERYPVRRNGEIIFHFPRLFFTAVRK; encoded by the coding sequence ATGGCGGAGTGGGATTCGAAACAGTATCTGAAGTTTGAGGCGGAGCGGACACAGCCCGCAGTCGATCTCGCCAACCGGATCGAGCTGACTGCGCCGGAACGGATTCTGGACCTCGGCTGCGGCCCCGGCAACAGCACCGGAGTGCTGGCGCGGCGTTTCCCCGGCGCGCACATTCTCGGCGTGGACAATTCGGAAAACATGATCACAACCGCGCAGCGCGATTATCCGGAACTCGAATTCCGCCTCTTCGACGCAACCAGCCCCCTTTCGGAACTCGGCGGCAGCTTCGATGTGGTCTATTCGAACGCCTGCATCCAGTGGGTCCCGGACCACCCTGCGCTGCTTCGCAGAATGATGGACATCCTCGCGCCGGGCGGCGTCATGGCCGTGCAGATTCCGAATAACTTCGACGCGCCGGTCCACCGGATCATCCGCGAAGTCGTCGCCGGGCCGGAGTGGAAGCCGCAATTCCCCTCCCCGCGGATTTTCCACTCCCTGCCGCCGGACGACTACTTCGACCTGCTCGCCGAACTGTCGGACCATTTCCATCTCTGGCAGACCACCTATTTCCAGCGCATGCCGTCACACAGGGCTCTGCTCGAATGGTACCGCGGCACCGGGCTGCGACCGTACCTGGCCGCGCTGGACGATGTAAAACGGCCGCTGTTCGAAGCGGAGATACTGCGCCGCATCGCCGAACGGTATCCGGTCCGGAGAAACGGCGAAATCATTTTCCACTTTCCGCGGCTCTTTTTCACCGCGGTCCGCAAATAG
- a CDS encoding HAD family hydrolase, with translation MIRAVIFDFDGTIGNTLPLCIAAFRRAIEPLAGKQLPDEEIVATFGPSEEGTIRILAPHAYEQGLADYLNCYRELHDMCPSPFDGIPELLEWLKARGIIIALVTGKGRRSCSISLEQYGIARFFDLVETGSPEGPCKPEGIRAVLDRFLLKPEEAIYVGDTASDVASARSAGVPAVAAAWAETADRETLRRAGADQLFPTIPAFREWLENSLCR, from the coding sequence ATGATCAGAGCCGTCATTTTCGATTTCGACGGAACAATCGGCAACACGCTGCCGCTCTGCATCGCCGCCTTTCGCAGGGCGATTGAGCCGCTGGCCGGAAAACAGCTGCCGGATGAGGAGATCGTCGCAACGTTCGGCCCGAGCGAAGAGGGTACGATCCGCATTCTGGCGCCGCACGCGTACGAGCAGGGTCTTGCCGATTATCTGAACTGCTACCGGGAGCTGCATGATATGTGCCCGTCGCCGTTCGACGGAATTCCGGAGTTGCTGGAGTGGCTGAAAGCACGCGGAATCATCATCGCCCTCGTGACCGGCAAAGGGCGCCGCAGCTGCAGCATCTCGCTCGAACAGTACGGAATCGCCCGCTTCTTCGACCTGGTCGAAACCGGCTCCCCGGAAGGCCCCTGCAAGCCGGAGGGCATACGCGCCGTGCTCGATCGTTTCCTGCTGAAACCGGAGGAAGCGATCTACGTCGGCGACACGGCAAGCGACGTCGCCTCGGCCCGCTCCGCCGGAGTTCCTGCCGTCGCGGCGGCCTGGGCGGAAACCGCCGACCGGGAAACCCTGCGCCGGGCCGGCGCGGACCAGCTGTTCCCGACCATCCCGGCCTTCCGGGAGTGGCTCGAAAATTCCCTCTGTCGCTGA
- a CDS encoding phosphodiester glycosidase family protein — protein sequence MRCFLSCLAAVFCCFVLGAETIDWSEAPEVQAGVRLVKRETDQPRLQKINLMRIDLRTGGLEFTGSARDPDWGKPMPDWDKAVIRTRRIRTRDFLLNARKPAEEGGQGLNMIVAANSAPWWPWTKPYTHKYAHPAGLGILNGEVICDTRPHKAVFVVYEDGRADIVSSVPESDYRSIRVAASGFAIILRDGEILEGGSYEKEPMPRIAYGLSEDRRYLYIVTVDGRQKGWSLGATGKETAALLKEAGAADAINMDGGGSATLCYWDEKTKTPVTVNRQTESGYQRPVGSNIGIYLK from the coding sequence ATGCGCTGTTTTCTTTCCTGTCTGGCGGCAGTTTTCTGCTGTTTCGTACTCGGGGCCGAAACGATCGACTGGAGCGAGGCGCCGGAGGTTCAGGCCGGCGTCCGGCTGGTGAAGCGCGAGACCGATCAACCCCGTCTTCAGAAGATCAACCTCATGCGCATCGACCTGAGGACCGGGGGGCTCGAGTTCACCGGCAGCGCGCGCGATCCGGACTGGGGCAAGCCGATGCCCGACTGGGACAAGGCGGTTATCCGCACCAGACGGATCCGCACCCGCGATTTTCTGCTCAATGCCCGGAAGCCGGCAGAGGAAGGCGGGCAGGGGCTCAATATGATCGTGGCGGCGAATTCCGCCCCGTGGTGGCCGTGGACGAAGCCGTATACGCACAAATACGCCCATCCCGCCGGACTCGGCATCCTGAACGGCGAGGTGATCTGCGACACCCGGCCGCACAAGGCCGTGTTCGTGGTGTATGAAGACGGCCGGGCCGACATCGTTTCGTCGGTGCCGGAGAGCGATTACAGGTCGATCCGGGTTGCAGCCTCCGGGTTTGCGATCATCCTGCGGGACGGAGAGATTCTCGAAGGCGGCAGCTACGAAAAGGAACCGATGCCGCGCATCGCCTACGGATTGTCGGAGGACCGGCGTTATCTTTATATCGTCACCGTCGACGGCCGCCAGAAAGGGTGGAGCCTCGGCGCCACCGGAAAGGAGACCGCCGCGCTGCTGAAGGAGGCGGGCGCCGCCGATGCGATCAATATGGACGGCGGCGGCTCAGCAACACTCTGTTACTGGGATGAAAAGACGAAAACTCCGGTCACGGTCAACCGTCAGACCGAAAGCGGCTACCAGCGCCCGGTCGGTTCGAATATCGGAATCTACCTGAAATAA
- a CDS encoding helix-turn-helix domain-containing protein, translating to MGNDKIIAFDFNAERPDIHRLLMPMPEFHRRYGLWIINASTAGRSPVDGFHACRPRKFEFYSISHLIDGAGRCWIDGRGECEMKPGQLVAVSPGTLNRYGGDCGRPYVEDSIRFTGPVADMLYHSGVLRDGVCEFGTARKLLPIAELIQDPSNDAQINANITLQKLLVDLYFERRRSSGAPPVEELLEAIKSRPKHWWTVEEMAEFCNLSPDQFRRNFRQHTGMLPKSYVEEFKLRQAAELLVSTALPVSEVAGRLGYRDPYHFSRRFKNFSGISPERYRREFPNFAAPR from the coding sequence ATGGGTAATGACAAAATCATCGCGTTCGATTTCAATGCCGAACGGCCGGATATCCACCGTCTCCTGATGCCGATGCCGGAATTCCACCGCCGTTACGGCCTCTGGATCATCAACGCGAGCACGGCCGGGCGTTCGCCGGTCGACGGGTTCCATGCCTGCCGCCCGCGCAAATTCGAATTCTACTCGATCTCGCACCTGATCGACGGAGCGGGGCGTTGCTGGATCGACGGACGCGGGGAGTGCGAAATGAAACCCGGGCAGCTCGTCGCCGTCTCGCCGGGGACGCTGAACCGCTACGGCGGCGACTGCGGCAGGCCGTACGTCGAGGATTCGATCCGCTTCACCGGCCCCGTCGCCGATATGCTGTATCACTCCGGCGTACTCCGCGACGGCGTCTGCGAGTTCGGAACGGCGCGCAAGCTTCTGCCTATCGCGGAGCTGATTCAGGACCCCTCCAACGACGCGCAGATCAATGCGAACATCACGCTCCAGAAGCTGCTGGTCGACCTCTATTTCGAACGGCGCCGGAGCAGCGGCGCCCCGCCGGTCGAGGAGCTGCTTGAGGCGATCAAATCCAGGCCGAAACATTGGTGGACCGTCGAGGAGATGGCCGAATTCTGCAACCTCTCACCCGATCAGTTCCGCCGCAACTTCCGGCAGCATACCGGGATGCTGCCGAAAAGCTATGTCGAGGAATTCAAGCTGCGCCAGGCGGCCGAGCTGCTGGTCTCGACCGCGCTGCCCGTCTCCGAAGTCGCCGGACGGCTCGGTTACCGCGACCCCTACCACTTCAGCCGCCGCTTCAAGAATTTTTCCGGAATCTCTCCCGAGCGTTACCGGCGCGAATTCCCGAATTTCGCCGCCCCGCGTTGA
- a CDS encoding Gfo/Idh/MocA family protein translates to MAETKKIGVAVLGTGSRGRGVVSNLLRDSENGVEILAAYDPDKAVMAETIEVWKHTGITKECGSVDEAIRTPGVEWVMVFSPNVYHKEHILAAFEAGKNVFSEKPLATSIEDCREIYEAHQKCGKLFATGFVLRYAPIYRKAKELLDSGKLGRLIAIDGNENISPEHGGYIMCNWRRLTKFAGPHILEKCCHDLDLINWFVGSLPSRVASFGGRNFFIPENEKLMEKYGKKTFCSWWDPHALPSPFSGDTDLMDNSISIAEFRNEVRVMFMATMSNAMPERRLYFSCSEGTMRLDLYAGKLYYRCIGGEGTIEVAIAGDGHGGGDNYIMKELYETMTTGAKPKCSGNEGLESAVYALALDEAARTKQIVDLEPVWKSLGR, encoded by the coding sequence ATGGCGGAAACGAAAAAGATCGGCGTTGCGGTTCTCGGAACCGGCAGTCGCGGCCGCGGCGTGGTGAGCAACCTTCTGCGGGACTCCGAAAACGGCGTGGAAATTCTCGCCGCTTACGACCCGGACAAAGCGGTGATGGCCGAAACCATCGAAGTCTGGAAGCATACCGGAATCACGAAGGAGTGCGGCTCCGTCGATGAGGCGATCCGCACTCCGGGCGTCGAATGGGTCATGGTCTTTTCCCCGAACGTCTACCACAAGGAGCACATTCTGGCCGCCTTCGAGGCCGGGAAAAACGTCTTCTCCGAAAAACCGCTGGCGACCTCGATCGAGGATTGCCGCGAGATTTACGAGGCGCATCAGAAGTGCGGAAAACTCTTCGCCACCGGCTTCGTGCTGCGCTACGCGCCGATCTACCGCAAGGCGAAGGAGCTGCTCGACTCCGGGAAGCTCGGCAGGCTGATCGCAATCGACGGCAACGAGAACATCTCGCCGGAACACGGCGGATACATCATGTGCAACTGGCGGCGCCTCACGAAGTTCGCGGGGCCGCACATTCTCGAAAAGTGCTGCCACGACCTCGACCTCATCAACTGGTTCGTCGGCTCGCTGCCGTCGCGCGTCGCCTCGTTCGGCGGCCGGAACTTCTTCATCCCGGAAAATGAGAAGCTGATGGAAAAATACGGGAAAAAGACCTTCTGCAGCTGGTGGGACCCCCATGCGCTTCCGTCCCCGTTCTCCGGTGACACCGACCTCATGGACAACTCGATTTCGATCGCCGAGTTCCGCAACGAGGTCCGGGTCATGTTCATGGCGACCATGAGCAACGCCATGCCGGAGCGGCGGCTCTACTTCTCGTGCAGCGAAGGAACCATGCGGCTCGACCTCTACGCCGGCAAGCTCTACTACCGCTGCATCGGCGGAGAAGGCACCATTGAAGTTGCAATTGCCGGCGACGGACACGGCGGCGGCGACAACTATATCATGAAAGAACTCTACGAGACCATGACGACCGGCGCCAAGCCGAAATGCAGCGGCAACGAGGGGCTTGAAAGCGCGGTGTATGCGCTGGCGCTCGACGAAGCCGCCCGTACAAAGCAAATCGTCGATCTCGAACCGGTCTGGAAGTCCCTGGGACGCTGA
- a CDS encoding DUF1353 domain-containing protein: MQIELHSEDERGNIVRLLKPVKFRFREKTFIVHAGFECDGVSVPRPAWPLVSPQIDPRSLRAGIAHDYIYRVQPEGWTRAEADLMFLCFLIEDGLAVPRALAAYAAVRVCGWKAWNDNRKLLEGA; encoded by the coding sequence ATGCAGATTGAACTTCACTCCGAGGATGAACGCGGCAATATCGTCCGTCTGCTGAAGCCGGTGAAATTCCGGTTCCGCGAGAAAACGTTCATCGTGCATGCCGGATTCGAGTGCGACGGCGTGAGCGTCCCGCGTCCGGCATGGCCGCTGGTGTCGCCGCAGATCGATCCGCGCAGCCTCCGGGCCGGAATCGCGCACGACTACATTTACCGGGTTCAGCCGGAGGGCTGGACGCGCGCCGAAGCCGACCTGATGTTTTTGTGTTTCCTGATTGAAGACGGCCTCGCTGTGCCGCGCGCACTGGCCGCCTACGCCGCCGTCCGCGTTTGTGGCTGGAAGGCGTGGAACGACAACCGCAAACTGCTGGAGGGCGCGTAA
- a CDS encoding RNA recognition motif domain-containing protein: MNIYVGNMPYSMSEDDLRNLFGTYGGVSSARLVMDRDTGRAKGFGFVEMDNAGEAQAAIEAINGTKQGGRELVVNEARPREERPRREGGSRGGFGGGRRF; the protein is encoded by the coding sequence ATGAATATCTACGTCGGAAACATGCCTTACTCGATGAGCGAAGACGACCTCCGGAACCTGTTCGGGACCTACGGCGGCGTTTCGAGCGCCCGTCTGGTCATGGACCGTGACACCGGCCGCGCCAAGGGCTTCGGCTTCGTCGAAATGGACAATGCCGGTGAAGCACAGGCCGCGATCGAGGCGATCAACGGCACGAAGCAGGGCGGCCGCGAGCTCGTGGTCAACGAGGCGCGTCCCCGTGAGGAACGTCCGCGTCGTGAAGGCGGCAGCCGCGGCGGTTTCGGCGGCGGCCGTCGCTTCTGA
- a CDS encoding GntR family transcriptional regulator, which yields MTGKRPSITKTPSVAEYQRIRKYVIDSVLAAGNMPVRLASMRELAGEFGVSIATVQRALKELTDDGYLTARKGIGLFTNPDRAWLRGKCDVIGVLAADGRQIYFENFLWNLLASTGRAVTGTRRLLYNVSLMYTTERVLGSMELSSMAGMIWLGPDFAPSAAADGFARALKVPVVTVNDRREGFSCVSMDVEQEGYEVGRRLLAEGRTSPIVVAKRRGMLQIAGLERAFREAGVPFNDRLLVLRGAGMEERLGTMLDLLDAPQAIYAVGGMLRDIAPLLRRHKLDCGRCRLIGEASVWEPDFSGWVVDQDFDALATAACNRLFSEMRGGPRRDCLIPRIIREWKAGDSERF from the coding sequence ATGACCGGAAAGAGACCGAGCATCACCAAAACGCCTTCCGTGGCCGAATATCAGCGGATCCGGAAATATGTCATCGACTCGGTGCTGGCGGCCGGAAATATGCCGGTGCGGCTTGCTTCGATGCGGGAACTGGCCGGAGAGTTCGGCGTCAGCATCGCGACAGTGCAGCGGGCGCTGAAGGAGCTGACGGACGACGGATATCTGACCGCCCGGAAGGGGATCGGCCTTTTCACGAATCCGGACCGCGCGTGGCTGCGCGGGAAATGCGACGTGATCGGCGTGCTGGCCGCGGACGGCCGGCAGATCTATTTCGAGAATTTCCTGTGGAATCTGCTCGCCTCCACCGGCCGGGCCGTCACCGGTACGCGCCGGCTGCTCTATAACGTCAGCCTCATGTACACGACGGAGCGGGTGCTCGGGAGCATGGAGCTTTCATCCATGGCGGGCATGATCTGGCTCGGGCCGGATTTCGCGCCGTCCGCCGCCGCCGACGGATTCGCCCGGGCTCTGAAGGTTCCGGTCGTCACGGTCAACGACCGGCGTGAGGGATTTTCGTGCGTTTCGATGGATGTCGAGCAGGAAGGGTATGAAGTCGGCCGGAGGCTGCTGGCCGAAGGGCGCACTTCTCCGATCGTCGTCGCCAAACGGCGCGGCATGCTCCAGATCGCCGGGCTGGAACGCGCGTTCCGCGAGGCCGGTGTGCCGTTCAACGACAGGCTTCTCGTGCTTCGCGGAGCGGGGATGGAGGAGCGGCTCGGCACGATGCTTGATCTGCTCGACGCGCCGCAGGCGATTTACGCCGTCGGCGGGATGTTGCGCGACATTGCGCCCCTGCTGCGCCGGCACAAGCTTGATTGCGGCCGCTGCCGCCTGATCGGGGAGGCTTCGGTCTGGGAGCCGGATTTCAGCGGCTGGGTTGTCGATCAGGATTTCGACGCGCTTGCCACCGCCGCCTGCAACCGGCTTTTTTCGGAGATGCGGGGCGGACCGCGCCGGGACTGCCTGATCCCGCGGATCATCCGGGAGTGGAAAGCCGGGGATTCGGAGCGCTTTTGA
- the amrB gene encoding AmmeMemoRadiSam system protein B, with protein sequence MAIRDQQKVRLSAVAGTFYEGDSLLLRRRLAEAEGKLPPPDPQAPAVRGVVLPHAGYLFSLPTAMAAMAPLRKRQVSRVILLGPSHYIGFRGIAVPTFNRWRTPFGDLSTAVELIGTMGEWNSPLVAVRDDAHIKEHSLEVQLPLVQYICGQPEVLPLVVGSLSMQDVHSLASLMASLDAPGTLWIVSSDFTHYGSRFRYVPFTENVLERLREQDHAAAELIANRDLPGFAAFLGRTGATICGMNPIALFLGILDVLDPAHEIKGRIAAESNSGELTGDCSNAVGYESICFTH encoded by the coding sequence ATGGCGATCCGCGATCAGCAGAAGGTGCGGCTTTCCGCCGTGGCCGGAACGTTTTACGAAGGGGATTCTCTGCTGCTGCGCCGCCGGCTGGCGGAGGCGGAGGGCAAGCTCCCCCCGCCGGATCCGCAGGCTCCCGCCGTCCGGGGCGTGGTCCTGCCGCATGCCGGTTACCTCTTTTCGCTGCCGACCGCGATGGCGGCCATGGCGCCTCTGCGGAAGCGGCAGGTCAGCCGGGTCATCCTGCTCGGCCCCTCGCATTATATCGGGTTCCGCGGAATCGCCGTGCCGACTTTCAACCGCTGGCGGACGCCGTTCGGCGACCTGTCGACCGCCGTCGAGCTGATCGGGACGATGGGGGAATGGAACTCCCCGCTCGTGGCGGTCCGCGATGACGCGCATATCAAGGAGCATTCGCTCGAGGTGCAGCTGCCGCTGGTGCAGTACATCTGCGGGCAGCCCGAGGTTCTGCCGCTCGTGGTCGGTTCGCTGTCGATGCAGGACGTGCACTCTCTCGCGTCGCTCATGGCCTCGCTCGATGCGCCCGGTACGCTCTGGATCGTGAGCTCGGACTTCACGCATTACGGCAGCCGTTTCCGCTATGTTCCATTTACGGAAAATGTTTTGGAGCGGCTGCGGGAGCAGGACCACGCTGCCGCCGAACTCATTGCAAACCGCGACCTGCCCGGCTTTGCGGCGTTTCTCGGCCGGACCGGCGCGACGATCTGCGGCATGAACCCGATTGCGCTCTTTCTCGGCATTCTGGACGTGCTCGACCCGGCGCATGAAATCAAAGGGCGCATCGCGGCTGAATCGAACAGCGGCGAGCTGACCGGCGACTGCTCGAATGCGGTCGGCTATGAATCGATCTGTTTCACGCATTGA